The region TTTAATTATACTCAGTTTAACCTCCCCCTCTGCTGTCCTTTTGATGGCCATATTGAAAGCATACTACAAACAGCTTTTAATTAGGGCTGAAAGAAAGGAGGAAGGGGtaagaggaggaaggaggagagaatTTTACAAGTGTTTAATGACAGTGGCAGTGTTTTGTGTGGAGTTAGTGTGCTTTGTGATTCTCCTGGTGAGACAGTAGCTGGCTTAATTTGTCCTGTAAGAACAGTATTTGGCCATATTGTTGCTGGGCTATTTACTGAAATGGAGCAACTAAACCATATTCAGAACCAGGGCACAGCAGGATAACAATTTtaaagttacaaaaaaaaaaaaaaaatgagtcaTTCTTCAAATCTAGTTTTTCACAGAACAGTAATGTGTGCTTGTTGTTTACATTATGTGGCTTGTTGACTTAATTTAGAGTTTGGAAATGgataatgaatgtaaaaaaataatattgctgTACGCAAGATGTCCCTTGCAAAGATGACGGTTCAAACTCGGGTTAACGTGTGTAAAATTGCGGGAGTCTGTGACAGCGTAGTGGTCGTTAGCTTTACGGCACCCAAATGCTGGCTGACTGAAGTACACTGGAAACCGTGTTGCTTGGAAGTGCCCAGAGATACACTCCGCCTTACCATCACACAACAACAAAGCCTGGTGCCCTGGCTCTATTTAAGGCCCTGTATGGCTGTTTTGACAGGGTGGCTTCTGCTaattgagagacagagacaggggttTTGTTGGAGggaaagtggggggggggggggggttggttggaGCCAGAGTGTCTGTCCCTAACTAGGGGTCccaataacaaaaacaacatgaaaaagagagagagagagagggaagagtggGGCGAGCAAACACCTCTCGTCCTGCGCTTTGGTCAGAAGGCACACGTCTGGACCATGTTCAGCAGGCTGCAGAAAATGTCACGCATCcaatattttagtttttggcaaaagcacattttttaTGGAAATGCAGCAGTTGCCGGGAAGGAGGGACGTTTTGTTGGCAGTCGCGTGCGACGGTTACACTGCCTGGGGCGGAGGAGAACCGCTGGCTTCTGGGATAGGCAGCTGAGCATGAGGAACGGCTGCCTACTATGAGCAGAAAATCGTGCAAAATCACTGCTCTGTCTGAttttatgcactttgcactgttTGCGGAAGACTTTTGAagttgcatttgcatttaaaacagAAGAGATATTTTTCTTCATGGAAGTGTATTGAAAGGATTAATAAAATGCAGGATACACTGGAACGTGTTGAATTAATTGGCAAAAACGGATTTTTCCAAGACAGAAAGCGGTCAAGTTTGCCGGAGTAATGGGGACCTCACCGGAACGGCAGTTGTTAAAAGCACACATGGGGGGGCGGGTGTTTAGGGGCTATGGAGATAGCAGCTTAAACAGCATCATAAAAAAGctatttgaaatgaaagcaatggagAGCGGGAGGCAGACTGTCTGAcggtctctgtgtctgtctttgaTGGATGCTGGGCTGCAGActggaggggcagagagagatagaaaagaCAGATGCCGGGGTAAAGACTTCAAGCGTTCAGACAGTGACGCAGTCTCTGGGACAAGCAGGTGGACAGAGAGACGGATACTGAGACAGGTGAAAGAAACCCACACCTGAAAACATTCACTATATCTGTTTACTATGTTGGGGGGCTCTTCTGTTGATATCCATATTAATATTGTGTTTGTACTCTTGTGAACTTCACTCATTGAATTTCTCCCTGGTGGCTTTGTATGCcactctgtataagagcatctgtaaggtgaattaaagaaataaaaacaatagagGCCGTGGAGGCCTGTTGTTTGCCGCAGCTTAAAGCCTTTAACCAGGTCTCACGTGAAGGAAACAATGGCAGGGAGGTGGGAGGGTTGGGCCCGGGGGGAGGCTGTGGGCGCTTTAATGGTTTCTCCTTGtttaaataagtaataataagATAAAACAAAACTAGTCTAGCCAGTCTCTCCTTTTCACTTTgtcacgcacacggacacacacacacaggcggacGGGTCTGTACAAGCCTCATGTCAGAGCAGTcagttcacacacgcacatgctatCAAAACAGTGCGAAAACTCTCATGTTTACTGTTTTAGGGTGTTGTACACTGTATGTTTAGTCAGCTTGaagcaggtgtgtttgtgtgtgtgtgtgtgtgtgtgtgtgtgcagtgctagAAAGTCCTGaggtcagaaagtaaaggtcctgccatgtgtttcttccacccatcagctaatttcactaattagttctgccTCCTGGCTAAAGGACAGTGTTAATGAGCAAATCCAGATGATTGGAACAATCCTGGAGAGGACTTTGTCaatctggattttccacctgtgtgcttgcgtgcatgtgcacgtgttgttggatgtgtgtgtgtgtgtgtgtatgtgtgtgtgcgcgcgcatatGTGAGTGGTaatatgtatgcgtgtgagtgttagtgtgtgtgtgtgtgtgtgtgtgtgtgtgtgtgtatatgtgtgtgcacgcgcataTGTGAGTGGTaatatgtatgcgtgtgagtgtgagtgtgagtgttagtgtgtgtgtgtgtgtgtgtgtgtgtgtgtgtgtgtgcgcgcgcatatGTGAGTGGTaatatgtatgcgtgtgagtgtgtgtgtgtgtgtgttagtgtgtgtgtgtgtgtgtgtgtgtgtgtgtgtgtgtgtgtgtgtgtgtgtgcgcgcgtgtgcccACGGGCACATACAGCAGATATGAACGCTCATCTGTGTGCGGGATAAGTCCAGGGAAGCGGCCGCCCTGACTActaatgcccctctctcccagcatgcatctgcCCCTGGGGGAGGCGGGATCAGTGGCTACCTGGACACTGCACACCtgcctccatctccctcccgaTTCCCTGCGAGATGAGCTCTGCGGCTCAGCAGAAGAGCCGCTGCCGCAGCCATTAATATTAATGGCCACCTCTCTGTTGATTTCCCTGGCCAGTAAAGCGAAATGATAAGGCCAACGCTGCTTTATCAGTGCCGGGTAGCTGCACCATTACTcaccatacccccccccctcccctctccctcaccagGTTCCAGGGAGACAAGTACACGGTGGAGGTGCGCATCAACGACTACCTGGACATCGTGTGCCCCCACTACCAGCGCGGCGAGGTGCTATCCCAGGAGGCCGAGCGCTACGTGCTGTTCATGGTGGATCAGGAGGACTACGAGGCCTGCCACTCGCGGTCCGTCGACCAGCTGCGCTGGGAGTGCGCCCGCCCCTTTGCCCCCCACGTCCCCGAAAAGTTCTCTGAGAAGTTCCAGCGCTTCACCCCCTTCACCCTGGGCAAGGAGTTCCGGCAGGGAGAGAGCTACTACTATATCTGTGAGTGTTCAGGCCTGCCCGCCCTCAGCGTTAGTGCAGCTGACGTAAAGAGCACATTTAACCCACTAACaccattaaaaataatgtttagcATTATCATTGCAGTATTTTGCCCAATCCTCACATTAGGTTCATTTTACCATGAGCGGTTGTCTCGAGAGTTTGCTATAGACTCTCGTCAGGATTGCAGGTTGCATTATGCCAAGCAGTGGATAATTCTGACCTTCCCGTAGGAGATGACCTGGCATAGTGGGTGGCATGGTTGTGCAGTGTGTTCATCTCTATTTGCTGCTAGTCATTGTAATTGAGGCAGGCTGGTCCAGGGGACGAACCTGCACGCATGTGTGATTAACCCTTTGCCCGTTTCTGTGTCCTTCAGCCAAACCGCTCCACCACCACGGGCAGGAATGCATGCGCCTGAAGGTGAACGTCGTCGGACCCAAGGGTAAGAGAGCTGAAAAAGTAGCTTGCACGGTGTTAATGAAACTTTTCACCTCCTTTTGTGTTCTTAAGAGGGTTTCTAATCACTCCTTTTCTTGTGCCATTCAGGGTCAGAGGAAACCAAGGTGCGTAGAGGACCAGAAGTAGAAACTGATGGAGGAGGAGTGCACGATCAATCTAACGGACTTCCTGCAGGTACGCTACAGTGATTTACTGTCACTACAATACACAGAAAACAATGCTCACCCAAGACTCGAATTATAGTGTCTCCTGTAGACTTGTGCAACACCACTAATGCCCACTAGTTccctctgcatgtctgtgttagTTTCTGATGTTTATATTGTTCAATTCTGTGTTGTCTTCAATGATTCTGTGCATTATGATGTCAagcattatgtttttttaaatattttttttcttctttttaaatcTTGCAGATGACCCCTCGGTGAAATCTCCAGTAGTAGAGAAGTTAAGTGTGGGTTCTGCAGTGCAGTTGGCTTCCATGTCCTCGCTTTTGACATTGGTGCCAGCCTTGCTTTCGCTATTATTGCAATGAGATTGCAAAAGAACTACAAATACCAGAGACATTTTATAGGGAGAATGGACTACATTGACGGAGGTCTGTGGCGGACCAAGCAATGCATGGACCAATCTTAAAAGCCAATGCTGGTCATTGGcagagtggggaaaaaaagcttttgtAAAAGACATTTTTATACAAGTAtgaatgttgtgttgtgtgatttCAGTTGAGTGGTGTTTTGTGAgattgaatgaattattttttaaaacatcagTGTATTTTCTTGGAaggatttgttttatttttattcatgtttttaagtGGATAATTACCCCCTTTGCCCTTCATTTGTATTCGTGTTACTTGGATTACGCTGGAACTAAACTCAAACTTCAACTAAAATTCTTTCTGAAAGAGACTCAAAGAATTAACTGCATAAAATAACTGCAATTAACATGGAAAAAAACTAGAATCTACATTTGTCAGAATTTCAATATAGAGCTATGTATAACTTTgagtataaaatgtatttttcacataATAATCATCTTACCTTTTGAGCCAAAGACTACAGCGATCATCTCACAGTGTAATACTCAAAacctacatactgtacatacagtatgcagagAGTGTATATGTTCTCTAATGCAGAATTCTGTCATTCTCAATGTAGCATTCAAAGAATCAGTTTTTCTTGTAAAAAACGGTTattcagtaaacacacagctgATGTGGACATGGGGTATTTTGctgcacagtacacacacaggacagactaACTGGTACAGAACAGGAACATAGATCAGACTGAGCACattgtttaaagaaaaaaaaaaaattatgaatattGCAAGAACAAAGTTGTCCTTTactgtcttgttttgtttttgtggttttttttttttttttttttaatgttttttgtgttttgagaaATGAAATTGTTTACTGTTAGGAAGATGGCACAGAGAAGGAGAGCTTTAAGGCTGTGTGAGTTTGAGAACTAGAGAACAAAATGTTTTCCTAAAGAATAATACTGTGAGTTGTTTATCTATAGCAGAGGGGAGCTGGGCTTTCCTGCTGTGGTGCCTCTTTTGCCCAATATGGATCACCATTCAAATGAGACGCCTCCCCAAATGACTAAAACACAATGGACATCGACAATGGTGAGACGTATGTACTTACCCATACAGTATTTATGAGGAAAAGGAACCGATGCGTCACCTGATTAGGTCCGTGACAGAACCTACGAAGGGCTTGTATTTGAGCGACAAGCGCAAGAGGACTTGATTAAATCTCTTGGGTTAATAatgcgtttttttgttttgtgttatcctgtacatgtgtatgtaaaatgtaaaatgtgtacatatagAAGATTATATGAAATACATAgatttgttaaaaacaaaaatatgaaaaaaaattatcaaatgaaataaaaatgtttaaaacatttaaaaaattgtgTCATTCTAATTGAGACATTCACTTTGTTGTCCTTCACGTTTTGCCCCTCCAGTCAAGACGAGTGTTATTTAATGGGCGGACAGAACCCATGCAGGGGCCAGTATGACGCGGAGACGTGCACATTACTCATTGCATTGTGTAGACTGCGCATGCATACAGAACTTGACCCTGGATTCCTCTGgtcacacacatgaatgcatcACTCTGTCCTCTTTTTCTCTGTCAGTTTATTCCACTGCCCCCCATGAGGCTGCTCTCTTTCGtttggcttttctttttctctctgcctTGCCCTTCACTTCGTTTCATCCCTCTTTTAAAAGCAGCTCCGTGTACTGTACGTGGCAGTGGCGAAGAATAAGCGCAGCGTCGGCATAACCGTAGCTCTTTGCTTGAGAGACGAGACGATTTTAAACCGCTGTTTATAGTTTGGTGCCGTTTTAAAATGGGAGCTGTGCTGAATACATGTATTTAATAACGGAGCCTTTTTCCAGACCCTTCCTGTGAGAACTCGAATGTGTGCTGCTAACACAACGTCTACAGCATTGCTCTCCTCCTGTAGATTTATGTGGTCCTGCTACAGGTCAGGCTCGGGGGGCTGTGAGATGATTGAAGGGGCAGTCTAActgtattataatttatttagaaTGTCAAATTGTCCCTTGAACACTTTCCTTCGACTTGCAGTCACCCATCACGTCACTGAGactccagcacccccccccccccccccccccttccatgtACTAGGAGTGGTTTATCAACACTAAGCTGAATCAGGAATTTACAGCCACCATCCAAACACAGAGggtgggaaggggagggggagaacacACTGACACCTCAGTGTGAAGGTACCATTCTCTCGCACTCTGATTCACTCATTCTCTCGAGAAAATTCAACATCCACCGGCACTGCTGTGTTTGAACACTGTCCACACATCCAATGACAAATGCTATGGTCAcctttagatagatagatagacagatagatactttattcatcccgagggaaattttaggcattcagtagcttatacatacacatatatacacacatatctcacacacttaAAGATCAAAAGTTACAAAATCTGaaataaggtgctatggtaataaaaataaggtgctatgttaaattaaataaatgtgcaatcaaataaatgtgcaatcgTGGTAGTgcaaaaagtacaaagtaaacagtaGACAGCGTGATGTggtggaaggagcagaaagagactcATGGTGAAAAGTCCAGTTGTCTTTATCTCAAATGGGGCTATTTAGACATAAGTGGGTGCACTAAATGTTCCACCATACAAGATGATGGCTGTATCACATTTTACCGTGTTCTTATCACTTGTTAGCATTGGAAATTGGAAAATTGATAGCTTATACTATCGATAGTTATTTTTGGATGACTTCAGTTGGATAggtacatatacactcagtaggcactttattaggtatttattagacttatttattacacttactaagccttctgctgctatagcagaacgcattgtgtgttcagagatgctcttctgcataccactgttgcaatgtgtggttatttgcgttactgtcaccttcctgccagctttgaccagtctgcccattctcctctgacatctctcattaacaacgcattgtttcccgcagaactgctgctggatgttgtttttcataccattctttgcaaactctagagacttgtgtgtgaaaatcccaggagatcagtggtttctgagatactcaaaccaccctctctgccatCGACAAttattccatagtcaaagtcactgagattaattctgatggttgatgtggacttgaactgaagctcctgactcctATCTACataattgcatgcattgcacagctgccacattattggctgataattgcatgaataagtaggtgtacatgtgttcctaataaagtactgaGTGAGTatatatcatcatcattattttatGTACAATGGGCTGCAAAAATTTGGGAACCGCTGGTTTAAATgtatgttacaatgaatctgtatgtgatcgaaagcaaacctcaACTCTAAATGggacaaagttaaacatgacacctttctgcaaattttaaggcaagattgctttttattttcattctttactgtttataaattatttataaaaagaaagaaagaaaagggccctgtgcagaagtttgggaacccttttggattattcccTGTTACTTTAAAGAAAAGATGATTACTTGGGCCCAGATCCCGGTGATTTACACTTTAGGTCTTCAATGAGTCTGGTGAGTATAactccagggctgaactttataaaagtattttttttttaaagtataaaagtaaactttctaaagtatccaactgcagtggctattctgtctggtgttcctctaaacagttgtcagGATGTCAGactgaagatggttcatttctggttcatttccaccaagaaggagaaggctacaaaaactttctcaatgtttcaaacgacctatttccactgtcagaaacattattactATATAATTTatctaaaatgtgtttgtttccgTAAAATCTGTGAAAGGGAGCTTCTTCCAGCTCAAAAAATCACCGACATCAAATCATGTCTCTCCTTTCATGACCTGGAGAAAATTGCCCATCCTTCTCgtcttggtaaatggtaaatggcaggcaggCATGCatgacacttcaacacagcccgggcgggggatcgaaccggcaaccctccgactgccagacgactgctcttactgcctgagccatgtattATCTAGATTATTATAATTCTCTCTATGGTGATGGCAATCAGTCATTATTGTCTTGCTTACAGCTCGTACAAATTGCTACTGCTAGATTACGCTACTTTTGGTACTAAGAAGAGGGACCACATCACCCCGATCATAGCATATTTGCATTGGCTTCCAGTCCACTATAGAATTCATTTCAaggttttgctttctgtttttaaatcatttaataGGGTGGCCCTTCTTATATTACCAACCTACGATCaagtagatacgggtcaggagcttcagttaatgttcagaccatcatcagaatggggaaaaaatttgatctaagtggcagacagggttgtttgagtatctcagaatctgctgggattttcacgcacactagtctcccgggtttgcaaagaatgatgcaaaaaaaaaaaaaaaaaaatccagtgagcagcagttctgcagatagaaacgccttgataatgagagacgtcagtggATAGGATACatcagtagaagtctaaaaaataagtctaataaatacctagtaaagCGCTCGATGAGTGTAGCACACGAGTATTTACCATCCACAATAAAGACAGATCGCCTGCAATATACAAAATGAGAGAGCTATTAAAATTAATACTataaattgtattaaatgtattttgcaagGCAAGCaatgacaacatttttaattaaacggACGGGACACCCTCAAGCTCTTACAATCAAATCATACGGgtggttggttcacgtagatcAGAGAGGAGTAGTGCAGTTTTGAGACCGACCAGAAAGTTCAAATGACTGGTAATGTTGATGTATCCTTAAGCGAACACTTTTTCTAAATTAAACTTATATTAATAACGTAGGCAACAGTGTAGTCCGGAAGTGGTACAAATTCTGTATTACACGGAACGCTTCATCGCCACATCTTCCAAGCCCTCTTCTGTGATTGGTTTAGCATCGTTTACCCGCCCATCAGAGTTTACTAATCAGGCTACAGTATTTTCAGAGACCGATTACAAATACGGAAATACCAGCCAAAAAATCTTAACCAAGAACTTAAATTTGTATTAGCAATATAGGTAGTTATATGTTGACCGAGGCACAAAGCGAACGGAACAACATAGTTAGCAAGTTagcaacattttaatttttcgTTTTATGGAGTTTTTGCAGTTTCTATCATGGGCGTGCATCGTGTTTACAGTTGGAATGTTTTCCACAGGACTGTAAGTGCAATTATGATAGCCAGCTTGTTAGATCATAGCTAGTTTAACTAGCTATATACAAACTAAATACCGATACAAAAGTGACATACCAGCTAATAGTAAATGTTCCTATATGCTGTCGCTAGTATGTTTTCTTGTATGTTTTACATTCTAGGTCAATACAAGTGAGTTGACTAGATTAGCTACTTAGTTAACTAGCTTGTGTGTTTACTGTAGCTATGTATGTGTTTCTATGGAAGCAAATATATGTTAAACTTAAGCGCTGCAACGGAAAGCATTAGCTATCTTTTACCTGTTACATACAGATGTGCAGGTCAATGTAATCTTTCTACCAGATCCAGATGTGTTGTTTATTGTACTGTCTTATTGTGTTGCCTGCAATTGTTAAAATGAGTATTCattagcttttaaaaaaaaatgctattcTGTGCCTCAaacctcactgagtgtagtacTCATATTTAATGCAGGATAATTTCTGTGAATACACGCGTGCAGGCTACTGCAGGCTACAATACTGTGTATTGCCACtttgctgtatttgtaaatTATGTAAAGTTACCATTTTGTCAGTACCCAATGTGTGATATAgatggtgagtgtatgtagcgttgatgagagagagactctTTGGAGCAGTTCCGTAAAatagaatttagtctaggactaggcttaataaGGCTCTGACACAAAGtcaacatggtaaatggttggcatttatatagcgcctttatccaaagcgctgtacaattgatgcttctcattcacccattcatacacatactcacacaccaacagcgattggctgccatgcaaggcgccgaccagcttgtcaggagcatttaggggttaggtgtcttgctaagGGAGacagactgccagacaactgctcttactgcctgagccatgtcgcccatctGAATGgatgaaaagaaacaaacaaacaaaaaagctttGGAGTGTCATAGTCAATATCTTGAACCCTAAAGAGATGCTGTGACAAGACCCTGAAATTAGCAGTTCATACTCAAAACCTACAcatttttctgaattaaaaTAATGGCTCTCAGTGAAGTGAAAGTCTGATATAAAATTACGGGCAATTacggttgcaattattgctgctaaaagtGGTGCACCCAGTTATTCAGTTTAGGTTTATGGGTGACATAGGTGTTTGATGGCGGTTTTCATGATgatgaaatgttttgtgtttacccaggcttcattttgtctaaagatcatccattttgtctaaagatctgaaaccattcagtttgacaaatatgcaataattgaCGGaggaaatactttttcacggcactgcaTGTGCTCCGGCTTATTTTTCAGGACCGACCTGAAGAAAATGAGAGCGACTCAGAGTGCAGATAATGTGCAGTTCCTGCCTTTCCTCACCACCTGCCTCAAGTATGTACACAGCCTCCACACGACATTTACACTTCACAGCAGATGTGTTAAGTATATGTCAATGTTATGACGGTCAAATACGAACCGCCCTTGTCAAATAAAACTAATGTTGGAATTTTACTGCGTTTCCTTCTGATACTGTCAGTAACCTGGGATGGCTGtactatgggctgttgaagaaggATGGGACCTTGGTCCTTGTCAATACTATTGGAGCGGCTCTGCAGGTCCTGTACATTGTGGCCTACTGCCATTACACCAAAAGTAAGGTGAGTGTACCTGCCTGTGTACAGAAGTGCAGGACTTGAACggcacacagatatacactcacctgGCCATTATTAGGTGCATGTATCTCGAACTGGGTAGGACCCCCTTTTTGCCTCCAGAACAGCCTGGATTCTTCACTGCAGGGATCCTGAGATGCTGGAACCACCACGTCTGACACCAACAACCATACCGTGATCAAAGTCCCTCGGATCAGGCATCTTGCCCATTCTAATGCTTGGTCAAACAACGAAATCAAACCTCTccaccacgtctgcatgctttatatATGGAGCTGCAGCCACTCGATTCACTGTTTGGAGGAGTAGGCTATTTGCATTAAAGAGCAGATTTACCTAATTAGTAAAGTGGCCaggtgagtgtctgtgcgtttgGCATCAGTAGTGCTTTTCCAGTGCAGTCTGCGTGTGTTGCACTGGTAGAGATGTGAGCTGTGCCATGTTACTGAAGTGTGCTGATGcaggtgtgcgtgtctgtgcgtctcAGAGGCGCGTGTCAGCACAGGCCCTGGCTGCCGGCGTGCTGCTGTTTGGGGCCTGGGTGTACTTCAGCCTGTTTCTCACCAGAGGAGAGCTGCAGCTGGCTCAGCTGGGCCTTGTCTGCAGCGTCTTCACCATCACCATGTACCTGTCCCCGCTGGCTGGCCTGGTAATGGCACACTGTTCACATCCTTACCTTAAACGCTCACCACATCGCGCTCATTCATTATTCCGAGCTGCGCTCAGTTTATTTGCTGCTAGGACATCACCATGACGGCACAACAGGACACAACACAGGATATACCTGTGTCTACTCAGTCCTGGCACTGGCTCAGAATTTCTGTTTCTCCCTGCTTTGCCTATCTATATATGGATATATACACACCTCTAGCCAATCAGTTGCTCCAGCAGACTACAGTATATTTATCTCTTCCATCTTCTGTCCCAGTAGCTCCTCTTCCTGTCTTTCACTCCccccttcctgtttgtctgtcactctctcccctccgtctgtgtctgggtctgAGCTGAACCCCCATCCTTTTCTTCCTGTACTTTTTTTACTCAttgtttcttcctgtttttcagCCTTGGTGCCATTGTTTCTGTCTCGCACCCCGCTCCATTATCTGTTCAGGTACTACAGTGTCCAATCTAATCCAGTTAGAGCAGACACATCTTAAAACACAAGCGGGTGACAAGCCGTGCTCCCCGTTGTATTCCAGGTTGAGATGGTGCGCAGCGGGTCTGTGGAAcgtctctccttccccctggCTGTGGCCACgttcctcacctcctcctcctggacCCTGTATGGGCTCCAGCTCCAGGATTACTACATCATGGTGAGACAAATGAGTTACAGACACCGGCACAGGGCAAATTACAGACTTCATTTGTATCTGGGCCTGGACAGGAGGAAAGATtatttacaacatttttttttatcttcatcAAATGTATACCATATATTCTGCATATTGATGTATAGAATTTCGTTTGAAATTCTTGTGCAACGCATTGATGACCAAGTCCTTCTTCTCTTCCATGGCCAGGTACCAAACACCCCTGGGATCATCACAAGTCTCATCAGATTCTTCCTGTTTTGGAGATTTGCGTCAGTCAATCAGGATGCGCCCACCTATAAACTGGTACAGATGTGATGGGGGTGGACCTTAAGTGTCTTTTCTCTGTATATAATGGTAGTGATGCTT is a window of Conger conger chromosome 1, fConCon1.1, whole genome shotgun sequence DNA encoding:
- the efna1b gene encoding ephrin-A1b isoform X1, giving the protein MELVWLMCIAVSVGAWFVSAERHYVFWNSTNPKFQGDKYTVEVRINDYLDIVCPHYQRGEVLSQEAERYVLFMVDQEDYEACHSRSVDQLRWECARPFAPHVPEKFSEKFQRFTPFTLGKEFRQGESYYYISKPLHHHGQECMRLKVNVVGPKGSEETKVRRGPEVETDGGGVHDQSNGLPADDPSVKSPVVEKLSVGSAVQLASMSSLLTLVPALLSLLLQ
- the efna1b gene encoding ephrin-A1b isoform X2 translates to MMHSQVGQWFQGDKYTVEVRINDYLDIVCPHYQRGEVLSQEAERYVLFMVDQEDYEACHSRSVDQLRWECARPFAPHVPEKFSEKFQRFTPFTLGKEFRQGESYYYISKPLHHHGQECMRLKVNVVGPKGSEETKVRRGPEVETDGGGVHDQSNGLPADDPSVKSPVVEKLSVGSAVQLASMSSLLTLVPALLSLLLQ
- the slc50a1 gene encoding sugar transporter SWEET1; the encoded protein is MEFLQFLSWACIVFTVGMFSTGLTDLKKMRATQSADNVQFLPFLTTCLNNLGWLYYGLLKKDGTLVLVNTIGAALQVLYIVAYCHYTKSKRRVSAQALAAGVLLFGAWVYFSLFLTRGELQLAQLGLVCSVFTITMYLSPLAGLVEMVRSGSVERLSFPLAVATFLTSSSWTLYGLQLQDYYIMVPNTPGIITSLIRFFLFWRFASVNQDAPTYKLVQM